One genomic segment of Coffea arabica cultivar ET-39 chromosome 6e, Coffea Arabica ET-39 HiFi, whole genome shotgun sequence includes these proteins:
- the LOC113696578 gene encoding endoribonuclease Dicer homolog 2-like — protein sequence MVFYLCVFMGFIRIDRFDPKTWIIPGDNSRTYTLEKEQLSPSRTIYDRKKRMIEMKTVADVIEALIGVFLCSTSEIAALAFMEWLGIEVDSIYVPYIRPLPANPGEVVDLRFFETRLNQYSFHDASLLVEALTHGSYKRPENPRCYKFHTAEDITGMPSSKDIIVDLAEKYEESQKSCRKAYCGLSRQQN from the exons ATGGTGTTCTATCTCTGCGTCTTCATG GGCTTTATCCGCATTGATCGTTTTGATCCTAAAACATGGATCATACCTGGTGATAACTCTAGAACCTACACACTGGAGAAAGAGCAGCTTTCACCTAGCAGAACTATTTATGACAGGAAGAAGAGGATGATTGAAATGAAGACCGTTGCTGATGTAATTGAGGCCCTCATTGGTGTATTCCTTTGCTCTACCAGTGAAATAGCAGCCTTAGCGTTTATGGAGTGGCTTGGTATTGAAGTTGACTCTATTTATGTGCCTTACATAAGGCCACTCCCTGCAAATCCAGGGGAGGTGGTCGATCTCAGATTTTTCGAGACTCGTTTGAATCAATACTCATTCCATGATGCTTCTCTCCTTGTTGAAGCACTTACTCATGGTTCATACAAGCGACCTGAGAACCCCAGATGCTATAAG TTCCATACTGCAGAAGATATCACTGGCATGCCTTCCAGCAAAGATATTATTGTGGATCTTGCAGAAAAGTATGAAGAATCGCAGAAATCTTGCAGAAAAGCTTATTGTGGATTAAGTCGACAGCAAAATTGA